One genomic region from Spodoptera frugiperda isolate SF20-4 chromosome 21, AGI-APGP_CSIRO_Sfru_2.0, whole genome shotgun sequence encodes:
- the LOC118280293 gene encoding putative fatty acyl-CoA reductase CG5065: MDSKFMSSDKMDEYQKHIEMMNGNDLNVLNLNYESHMNMEHPDKTSEAIADFYEDSIILVTGGTGFVGKALLEKLLRSCAGIKTVYVLMRPKRGLTVDQRYKELLKNQVFDRIRAKWPERLGKLYPITGDVSAPNLGVSPEQRELLGKVTAVFHSAATVRFTEPLHVATTLNVQGTASLLKLAEDMPKLKALVHVSTAYSNAPRSHIEERVYPPPYDPDSIVRCTKMLPPETVEVISDTLQGEHPNPYTLTKALAESIVYGHTNLPVCIVRPSIVTAALQEPYPGWIDNVYGVTGIIMEMSRGTYRSGYCRERYVVDLVPVDMVVNSCILAAWRQGVKQPGRCPVYNVTSGSINPLQWGQFTKLCVKWALENPTKYVMWYPNFAFTESRFMNTFWEITCHFLPAFMYDLLLRAQGRKAIMMKLARRFKMAAATGEYFANHEWQFGIAELTALHDDASYARDSGAFPHWPADFDWDSYIGAYMFGIRRYILKDTAESLPVARTKLRRLYWVHKLFQAATGYYIFRFLAGRLR, encoded by the exons ATGGACTCAAAATTTATGTCATCGGATAAAATGGACGAATATCA AAAACACATAGAAATGATGAACGGCAACGATTTGAACGTGCTGAACCTCAATTATGAGAGCCACATGAACATGGAACATCCTGACAAGACCTCGGAAGCCATTGCTGACTTCTACGAAGATTCCATAATCCTGGTCACAGGAGGAACTGGATTTGTTGGCAAAGCGCTCCTGGAGAAATTGTTGAGGAGTTGTGCTGGTATCAAGACTGTCTACGTCCTGATGAGACCGAAAAGGGGTCTGACAGTAGACCAGAGGTATAAGGAATTGCTTAAAAACCAG GTCTTCGACCGCATCAGGGCAAAATGGCCAGAGCGGCTGGGCAAGCTCTACCCAATAACTGGAGACGTCTCCGCTCCAAACCTTGGAGTCAGTCCCGAACAGCGTGAGTTACTGGGCAAGGTGACTGCGGTGTTCCATTCTGCTGCAACCGTCAGGTTTACTGAACCGCTCCATGTGGCCACGACCCTCAATGTCCAAGGAACAGCTTCCCTGCTGAAGTTGGCTGAAGATATGCCTAAGTTGAAG GCCCTGGTGCACGTGTCAACAGCGTACAGCAACGCCCCCAGGTCTCACATTGAAGAACGAGTCTACCCACCACCTTATGACCCTGACAGCATAGTGAGGTGCACCAAGATGCTGCCCCCAGAGACTGTGGAAGTCATTTCAGATACCCTGCAG GGTGAACATCCGAATCCCTACACACTGACGAAGGCGCTGGCAGAGTCCATAGTGTACGGGCACACCAACCTGCCAGTCTGCATCGTTAGACCTTCGATtg TGACAGCTGCCCTGCAAGAACCTTATCCTGGATGGATAGACAACGTCTATGGAGTTACTG GCATCATCATGGAGATGTCTCGTGGAACCTATCGCTCAGGGTACTGCCGGGAGCGGTACGTGGTGGACCTGGTGCCAGTCGACATGGTCGTCAACTCCTGCATCCTGGCTGCTTGGAGGCAAGGAGTTAAGCA GCCGGGTCGCTGTCCAGTGTACAACGTGACCTCAGGGTCCATCAACCCCCTCCAATGGGGCCAGTTCACCAAGCTCTGCGTCAAATGGGCACTGGAAAACCCCACCAA ATACGTGATGTGGTACCCGAACTTCGCGTTCACCGAGTCGAGGTTTATGAACACGTTCTGGGAGATCACGTGTCATTTCCTGCCTGCCTTCATGTACGACCTGCTGCTCAGGGCTCAGGGACGGAAGGCCAT AATGATGAAACTGGCACGCCGTTTCAAAATGGCGGCTGCAACCGGAGAATATTTTGCCAACCACGAATGGCAGTTTGGCATCGCTGAGTTGACGGCGTTGCACGACGATGCCAGTTATGCCAGAGACTCTGGCGCCTTCCCCCACTGGCCGGCTGACTTTGACTGGGATTCTTATATAGGAGCATATATGTTTGGTATAAGGAGATATATACTGAAAGATACTGCGGAGTCTCTGCCAGTAGCGAGGACTAAGCTGAGGCG GCTATACTGGGTTCACAAGCTGTTCCAAGCGGCAACAGGATACTACATATTCAGATTTCTAGCCGGCCGCTTAcggtaa